GATGGCTGTCTTTTTTAAGCAGCAACTGGCCGCCTATTTTTTGCTTAAACTCGGTTTCCAGGCGCTTTTGCATTGCCGGGATCGCGACCAGTTCTGACTCGATAATACCGTTGGTCGCCGCTGTTTCTGGAAACGCCTGCGCCAGATAAGGTGCGAAACGTGTCAGGCGAGCATGGGCATCCTGCACATCTTCGCTTGTCAGGCCTACATAAGGTAAGCCCTCGGCAAATGAAGTCGTTTCCGGGTTAAACCAACAGGTTTCTTTCAGGGCGATTAAATCGCTAACTAGCGGAAATTGTTGAGTTAAAGTATTGATTTCAGCGTTTTTCATAAGACAATCTCTTTGCGCTTAGATGATAAATGAAAGCAGGAACGTCGCGCCCAGTGCCAGTAAAGAGGCGATAAATGTCGCCGTTGTATAGTATTTAAATGTTTCGTTGAGTGTTGCGCCGCAATATTGCTTCACCAGCCAGAACAGTGAATCCGTGACGATGGTGCAGCCAATCGCGCCGGAGCCGATAGCAATCGTAATAATTTCCGGGCTGACGTTGGGATAGAGCGGCAGCATCGGTGCCACAATCGCGGTTGCTCCCATCATTGCGACCGTTGCAGAGCCTACGGCGGCATGCAGAATCAGTGCAACCAGCCATGCCAGCAGAATCGGGTGCATATGCAAATTGGAGAGCAGCACCGCCAGAGAATCCGCAAGACCACTGGTTTTCAGGATGGCGTTAAACGCCCCACCTGCACCGATAATCAACAAAATGTTGGCGATAGAACCAAAGCCATTTTCCGTATGGGTTAACAGCTGGCTCATGCCGATATGCTGACGTAACCCGAGGACGTAATAGGCCACAAACACCGCAATAAACATGGCTGTTATTGGGTTGCCGATAAACTCCAGCACGGTATACAACGTCCCGCCTTTCGCCATATTCAACTCGGCGAGCGTTTTGATCAGCATCAGGCCAATCGGCAGCAATATTGTAAACAGTGTCGCGCCTAACGATGGCAGCGTTTCCTCTTTACGGACTTTCAGGTCTGAAAATTCAGCGGGTACTGCTTTAAATGGCAGGCGATTGCCGACAATTTTCAGGAACAGTGGCCCGCCGACTAACGATGCGGTTAAACCTACCAGTAAGCCGTACACAATCACCGTACCGACATCTGCGCCCAATTTGTTGGTAACAAACATGGCGGCCGGATGAGGTGGAACCACGCAATGCACGGCCATTAACGCGGTACATAACGGGATAGCCAGTTTCAGCAGGGAGGTGTTGGTCTTTTTCGCGATAGAAAATGCCAGTGGGATCAGAAGAACCACGCCGACTTCAACGAACAGCGTAATACCGCAAATCAACCCCACCAAAACCATGATGACATCAGCAGACAACCAGCGGCAACGCTGCAAAGCCAGGCCAATTCGTTCAGCCCCGCCAGACACTTCCATCATCTTCCCAAGAATCGTACCAAGGCCAATGACCGCTGCAAGAAAGCCCAATGTGCTGCCGATGCCGCTTTCGATGGAATTCACCATATCCAGCGGGCTCATGCCCATCATTGTGCCGACAAAAAAACTGGCCAACAGCAAGGCAAGGAAAGGGTGAAACTTCAGTTTGACAATGGTAAAGACGATTAAAATTATGCTGCTTAGCAGCGTTCCCACAACCCAAATCTGAGATTCCATACCCACCTCGTTCTGCGATTTATCTGCGGCTATTGGACAAAAATTGCTCCTGGCTGACAAACGATATAAATGGCATTTCACATGAGCCAGATTGAGCCAAAAGAGTGATTCAGGTTGAAAATCGGGGTGTAAATTTGATTTTGGTTCGACTTTTCGCATCTTAAAACGACGTTTTCAGGCGCATCTTTTACAATGCCGCCATGATTTATCTCTCTGGAAAGCACAATGGATCCGATTCGCGAAGTCCGAAATCGCTTACTTAATGGTTGGCAGCTATCAAAACTCTACACTTTTGAAGTCGCTGCCCGGCATCAATCCTTCGCATTGGCGGCAGAAGAGCTTTCTCTAAGCTCAAGCGCAGTCAGCCACCGAATTAATCAGCTTGAGCAGGAGTTGGGAATTCAGTTGTTTGTGCGCTCGCACCGCAAAGTGGAGTTAACACATGAAGGAAAACGGGTTTTCTGGGCGCTGAAATCTTCTCTGGATACGCTAAATCAGGAGATCCTGGATATCAAAAACCAGGAGCTGTCTGGTCTACTGACCATTTACTCGCGTCCTTCCGTTGCCCAGTGCTGGTTGGTTCCGATTCTTGGGGATTTTACGCGGCGCTATCCGTCTATTTCACTGACCATTCTCACTGGCAACGAGAACGTGAATCTGCAACGCGCAGGCATTGATTTAGCACTTTATTTTGACGATGCGCCTTCATCGCAGTTAACACATCATTTTCTGATGGATGAATCTATCCTGCCGGTGTGCAGTCCTGAATACGCGCAACAATTTGAATTAAAAGATAAACCTGCGCATCTACGCAATTGCACGTTGTTGCATGACAGACAAGCATGGAGCAATGATTCCGGTACGGACGAATGGCACAGTTGGGCGCAGCATTTTTCGGTCCCGTTACCTTCATCTTCAGGCATCGGTTTTGATCGCTCAGATTTAGCGGTGATTGCGGCCGTGAACCAGGTCGGTGTGGCGATGGGACGAAAAAGACTGGTGCAAAAACGCCTGGATCGCGGCGAGTTGGTTGCCCCATTTGGGGAAATGACGCTGAAATGCCATCAGCATTACTACGCCACCACGCTGCCTGGACGGCAATGGCCGAAAATTGAAGCGTTTATCCAGTGGCTTCAATCACACGTATGATTTTTAGTTGCCGTTTCTCATGAAATTATGTATTTTTATGCAATTAAAGTGCATAAATAATTTTATTGGGAGCGTCATATGTTCAGGATGTTAGCAAAATCAGTTGTTTTAGCAGGATGCCTTGCTTCTACCGTTCTCACTTCTGCCTGGGCCGCACAGCAGACTTATGTGGTCGGTTCTGGTGGGACCTACCGCCCGTTTGAATTTGAAAACAGCCAAAAGCAGCTTGAAGGTTTCGATATCGACATCATCAAAGCCATCGCTAAAGCCGAAGGTTTTGATATCAAATTGGTTAATACGCCGTGGGAAGGGATTTTTGCCACCCTGAATTCAGGCGATCGCGACATTATTATTTCAGGCATCACCATTACTGATAAACGTAAAGCGATGGTCGATTTCTCGGCTCCTTACTTCCCGGCTGAGCAATCCATCGTCGTGCCGAATGATTCCAGTGTCGATTCAGTTAACGCGTTGAAAGGCAAGAAAGTCGGCGTGGTGAACTCAAGCGCGGGCGATACCGTGGTATCCGAAACACTGGGTAAAAACAGCACCGACATCAAACGTTTTGATAATACGCCGCTGATGCTTCAGGAGCTGGCTGAAAATGGCATTGATGCTGCGGTCGGTGACGTTGGCGTGGTGAAGTACTACATCAAATCCCATCCGGATAAAGCGCTGAAAGCGGTCAAAGATGACAAGTTTGAACGCCAGTATTTCGGTATTGCCGTCGCGAAAGATAACCAGGAGTTACTGGGTAAAATCAACTCCGGCTTGAAGAAAATCGTAGCTGACGGGACTTACGCAAAAATCTATTCCACCTGGTTTGATAGCAACGTTCCAACTCTCCCCGCTGAATAATTTTGGATGACTCGGGGCCTGTCTGGCCCCAACAAGGATAGGTATGACCGGATTTCGCTGGGAGATAATCTCAGAATACGCGCCGCTATTTATGCAAGGCGCGCTCATGACCATCAAATGCACCATCATCTGTGTCATTTTGGGTACCACCTGGGGTTTATTACTTGGCCTGGGTCGAATGGCGCATGCCGAAGATGGCCCGTGGAAACAGGTGCTGCGCTACGCAGTACAGTGGCCGGTGCGCATTTACGTGAGCGCCTTCCGTGGGACGCCGCTGTTTGTGCAAATCATGGTGGTTCACTTCGCGCTGGTGCCGCTATTCATCAACCCGCGTGATGGGATGTTGGTCAGCAGTGGGCTGATGTCGGTGGATTTTGCCCGCGAACTGCGGTCTGAATATGGTGCATTCCTGTCGTGCGTGGTCGCGATAACGCTGAATGCCGGGGCGTATGTTTCTGAGATTTTCCGTGCGGGCATTCAGTCAATCGACAAAGGCCAGATGGAAGCATCGCGCGCGCTGGGAATGGGCTGGGGCAAAACGATGCGCAAAGTTATTTTGCCGCAGGCGTTCCGCCGCATCCTGCCTCCACTTGGCAATAATGCCATCGCCATTGTGAAGGATTCTTCGTTGGCTTCAGCGATTGGCCTGGCGGATTTGGCTTACGCAGCACGTACCGTTTCTGGCGCTTATGCGACGTATTGGGAACCTTACCTGACAATCTCATTGGTTTATTGGGTATTAACATTCCTGCTCTCGCTGATGGTGCAACACATGGAAAAGAGGCTTGGCAAAAGTGATTCACATTAATGATTTACAGAAACAATTTGGCAAAACTCATGTGCTGCGTGGTATTTCATGTGATATCGCGCCACAGGAAGTGGTGTGCGTGATTGGCCCGTCGGGTTCAGGTAAAAGTACTTTTTTACGTTGCCTGAACGCGCTGGAAAAACCGGATGGCGGTGAAGTGGTGGTGAACGGTTTTGCGGTTCACGATCCGAAAACGAACCTCAATACCCTGCGTTCCGGTGTGGGGATGGTCTTTCAGCGCTTTAATTTGTTCCCGCATATGACGGTGCTGGAAAACCTGACGATGGCGCCGATGTCGCTTAAAGGTTTGTCGAAAGCTGAAGCGGTTTCGCGTGCGGAAAAACTACTGCAAAAAGTGGGGCTGATAGACAAAATTGATGCCTGGCCATCGAGCCTTTCTGGTGGACAACAGCAGCGTGTGGCGATTGCGCGTGCGCTGGCAATGGAGCCGTCGATCATTCTGTTTGATGAACCGACCTCAGCACTCGACCCGGAGTTAGTGGGTGAAGTGTTGGCGGTGATGAAGCAACTGGCGCTGGAAGGCATGACGATGGTTATCGTTACCCACGAAATGGGTTTTGCCCGTGAAGTTGCCGATCGTGTGGTGTTTATCGACCAGGGCGTGATTCAGGAACAGGGGCCACCGTCGCAACTGTTTAACAATCCGACCAATCCGCGTACCAAAGAGTTTTTGAGTAAGGTGCTTTAATTTTCGTTCGCTTTCAGGGCAGCCCCTTAGCCCGTTCTCAATTTTGCTGCCCAATTTTGCATTCTGTTATTGGGCAGCTTTTTTTGCTTTAGATAGTCTGTTCACTTTGCTGGAATTTATGCGCAAGCGGCAGCCAGCAGAACAAAATCATCACGCCCATGGCGGTCATTAACATGCCGAGGCTGAATTGCCCGGTTTGTGGCAGCAGGGCAGAAAACCACGCCATCGCCCCAGAACCAATGTTTTGCAACCCACCCACTAACGCGCCCGCGGTCCCTGCCAGGAACGGGAATGGCTCCATCGCGCCACTGGTTGCCAGCGGGAATAGCATCCCGGCACCGAAGAAAAATAGCGCCGCAGGCACCAGCAGTGTCCAGATATTCATGAAACCGAGCCAGCCTGGGATCCACATCAGGATGCCCGCAATAAGGCAGCTCAAAACCGCCTGCCACATCAGCGATGAAAAACGGGCATTTTGTCGACCTGCGTACCACGAACCAAAAAATGCCGCCGGAATCGGCAGAATAAACAGAATGCTGACGACAACACCGTTTAGCCCCAGCACGCCGCCCATTAAAACGCCGGAGCAGGCTTCAAAGACCGCCACGCCAGCAAGGCCGCCCACCAACATGAGCAAGTAGCAGTTAAACGAGCCGCTGCCCAGCAGTGCTTTGTAGCTCGCGACCAGGCGTTGAGGTTTGGCCTGAACGGGTCGAGTTTCTGGCAGCCAGCGCAGCATGCAGATCGCGACAATAATACACAGCACCAGCAGGAAGCCGTAGCAGGTGCGCCAGCCCCAAATGGAATCGAGCATGCCTCCAATCACCGGTGCAATGAGCGGACTGACAAGGATCCCCATATTTAACAAACTATTAGCCTGGCGAAGCGATGCCCCTTCGTACAAATCGCGTGGCATGGTTCGCGCCATGACGCCCGCAACACCGGTTCCCATCCCCTGCAATGCGCTGGCAATCACCAGTGCGGTCAAATTGGT
The nucleotide sequence above comes from Buttiauxella selenatireducens. Encoded proteins:
- the dsdX gene encoding D-serine transporter DsdX, with translation MESQIWVVGTLLSSIILIVFTIVKLKFHPFLALLLASFFVGTMMGMSPLDMVNSIESGIGSTLGFLAAVIGLGTILGKMMEVSGGAERIGLALQRCRWLSADVIMVLVGLICGITLFVEVGVVLLIPLAFSIAKKTNTSLLKLAIPLCTALMAVHCVVPPHPAAMFVTNKLGADVGTVIVYGLLVGLTASLVGGPLFLKIVGNRLPFKAVPAEFSDLKVRKEETLPSLGATLFTILLPIGLMLIKTLAELNMAKGGTLYTVLEFIGNPITAMFIAVFVAYYVLGLRQHIGMSQLLTHTENGFGSIANILLIIGAGGAFNAILKTSGLADSLAVLLSNLHMHPILLAWLVALILHAAVGSATVAMMGATAIVAPMLPLYPNVSPEIITIAIGSGAIGCTIVTDSLFWLVKQYCGATLNETFKYYTTATFIASLLALGATFLLSFII
- the dsdC gene encoding DNA-binding transcriptional regulator DsdC; its protein translation is MDPIREVRNRLLNGWQLSKLYTFEVAARHQSFALAAEELSLSSSAVSHRINQLEQELGIQLFVRSHRKVELTHEGKRVFWALKSSLDTLNQEILDIKNQELSGLLTIYSRPSVAQCWLVPILGDFTRRYPSISLTILTGNENVNLQRAGIDLALYFDDAPSSQLTHHFLMDESILPVCSPEYAQQFELKDKPAHLRNCTLLHDRQAWSNDSGTDEWHSWAQHFSVPLPSSSGIGFDRSDLAVIAAVNQVGVAMGRKRLVQKRLDRGELVAPFGEMTLKCHQHYYATTLPGRQWPKIEAFIQWLQSHV
- a CDS encoding basic amino acid ABC transporter substrate-binding protein is translated as MLAKSVVLAGCLASTVLTSAWAAQQTYVVGSGGTYRPFEFENSQKQLEGFDIDIIKAIAKAEGFDIKLVNTPWEGIFATLNSGDRDIIISGITITDKRKAMVDFSAPYFPAEQSIVVPNDSSVDSVNALKGKKVGVVNSSAGDTVVSETLGKNSTDIKRFDNTPLMLQELAENGIDAAVGDVGVVKYYIKSHPDKALKAVKDDKFERQYFGIAVAKDNQELLGKINSGLKKIVADGTYAKIYSTWFDSNVPTLPAE
- a CDS encoding amino acid ABC transporter permease; this translates as MTGFRWEIISEYAPLFMQGALMTIKCTIICVILGTTWGLLLGLGRMAHAEDGPWKQVLRYAVQWPVRIYVSAFRGTPLFVQIMVVHFALVPLFINPRDGMLVSSGLMSVDFARELRSEYGAFLSCVVAITLNAGAYVSEIFRAGIQSIDKGQMEASRALGMGWGKTMRKVILPQAFRRILPPLGNNAIAIVKDSSLASAIGLADLAYAARTVSGAYATYWEPYLTISLVYWVLTFLLSLMVQHMEKRLGKSDSH
- a CDS encoding amino acid ABC transporter ATP-binding protein — its product is MIHINDLQKQFGKTHVLRGISCDIAPQEVVCVIGPSGSGKSTFLRCLNALEKPDGGEVVVNGFAVHDPKTNLNTLRSGVGMVFQRFNLFPHMTVLENLTMAPMSLKGLSKAEAVSRAEKLLQKVGLIDKIDAWPSSLSGGQQQRVAIARALAMEPSIILFDEPTSALDPELVGEVLAVMKQLALEGMTMVIVTHEMGFAREVADRVVFIDQGVIQEQGPPSQLFNNPTNPRTKEFLSKVL
- the emrD gene encoding multidrug efflux MFS transporter EmrD, with protein sequence MKKLANIHLLMMLILLVAVGQMTQTIYIPSIPDMAHDFGVRNGAIQRVMAAYLLTYGVSQLFYGPISDRIGRRPVILAGMSIFMLATVWALFTTNLTALVIASALQGMGTGVAGVMARTMPRDLYEGASLRQANSLLNMGILVSPLIAPVIGGMLDSIWGWRTCYGFLLVLCIIVAICMLRWLPETRPVQAKPQRLVASYKALLGSGSFNCYLLMLVGGLAGVAVFEACSGVLMGGVLGLNGVVVSILFILPIPAAFFGSWYAGRQNARFSSLMWQAVLSCLIAGILMWIPGWLGFMNIWTLLVPAALFFFGAGMLFPLATSGAMEPFPFLAGTAGALVGGLQNIGSGAMAWFSALLPQTGQFSLGMLMTAMGVMILFCWLPLAHKFQQSEQTI